From one Cardiocondyla obscurior isolate alpha-2009 linkage group LG06, Cobs3.1, whole genome shotgun sequence genomic stretch:
- the LOC139103600 gene encoding protein RCC2 homolog — MSTKRKSTSKAKSRAKVRKVEYDEEDISSEHDSEAEDAEAGSNIDGEDAAAEDPLADVSDMPELPAPEGGWGKPGTLLMCGLTNWEMAGRKAPPKGVKANVGRSLWTPHTFKNLNNARVRLIASGPAASHSIVVTEDNRCLTFGRNDKGQLGVGDTKRRDEPTEVEALKGHTVIGASCGRNHTLFLTSRGLVFAAGDNKLGQCGVGKNDPCIVTATKVKYSGPPIVKVGCGAEFSMILDIKGGMHSFGCPEYGALGHNTDGKYFITNTKMAFHYEKVPKRIVLYVEKGKDGHATPMDRVEITDFSCGHYHTVAIDSKNRAFSWGFGGIGRLGHNEQRDELVPRLIKFLEPPNRGVRAVHCGSTYSIAINIHGSALMFGQTKRTGEANMYPKPIQDLSGWEIRCVGCSQTSVVVAADDSVIAWGASPTFGELGFGEMRKSSTTPMEVKALEGLYITAVTCGLSHTLMICRDDTEEERAKINKLQVYSV; from the exons ATGTCGACCAAGCGAAAAAGTACAAGCAAGGCGAAGAGCCGCGCGAAGGTGCGCAAGGTGGAGTACGACGAAGAGGACATCTCCAGCGAGCACGACTCCGAAGCCGAAGATGCCGAGGCCGGATCCAACATCGACGGCGAGGACGCCGCAGCCGAGGATCCCCTCGCAGACGTCTCAGACATGCCCGAGCTGCCGGCTCCAGAG GGTGGCTGGGGCAAGCCTGGAACATTGCTCATGTGTGGCCTTACTAATTGGGAGATGGCTGGTCGCAAGGCACCGCCTAAAGGTGTAAAGGCTAATGTGGGACGTAGCCTGTGGACGCCGCACACCTTTAAAAACTTGAACAACGCGAGAGTACGATTAATTGCATCTGGTCCCGCTGCATCCCACAGCATTGTCGTTACTGAGGATAACAGATGCTTGACTTTTGGTAGAAATGATAAAG GTCAATTGGGTGTTGGAGACACAAAGCGTCGCGACGAGCCTACCGAAGTCGAAGCTTTAAAAGGACATACAGTAATAGGGGCATCCTGTGGACGCAATCacactttatttttaacaagcCGTGGTTTAGTTTTTGCCGCTGGCGACAATAAACTGGGCCAATGCGGGGTCGGCAAGAATGATCCTTGTATTGTGACCGCCACCAAAGTAAAGTATTCCGGACCACCGATAGTTAAAGTAGGATGCGGCGCTGAATTTTCAATGATTCTGGACATCAAAGGTGGCATGCATTCCTTCGGATGCCCGGAGTACGGCGCCTTGGGTCATAACACCGACGGCAAATACTTTATCACAAATACAAAAATGGCATTTCATTATGAGAAAGTGCCTAAGCGAATTGTTTTGTACGTGGAGAAGGGTAAAGACGGCCATGCGACACCGATGGACCGTGTTGAGATCACGGACTTTAGCTGCGGTCACTATCACACTGTTGCAATTGACAGCAAGAACCGCGCTTTCTCCTGGGGATTCGGCGGGATTGGCCGTCTAGGCCACAATGAGCAACGCGACGAATTGGTACCACGTCTGATTAAGTTTTTGGAGCCACCCAACCGCGGTGTCCGTGCGGTACATTGTGGCAGCACATACAGTATCGCGATTAACATACACGGCTCTGCCTTGATGTTTGGTCAGACTAAACGCACCGGCGAAGCCAACATGTATCCCAAGCCTATTCAAGACCTATCTGGTTGGGAGATTCGATGCGTCGGTTGTTCGCAAACAAGCGTGGTGGTCGCAGCCGATGATTCTGTTATCGCTTGGGGCGCCAGTCCTACATTTGGAGAATTG ggttTTGGTGAAATGCGAAAGTCGTCGACAACTCCGATGGAGGTAAAAGCTTTGGAAGGTTTATACATTACTGCCGTTACGTGTGGTCTGTCTCATACGCTTATGATCTGCCGAGACGATACCGAGGAAGAAAGGGCCAAAATTAATAAGCTCCAAGTATACTCGGTTTAA
- the LOC139103576 gene encoding putative fatty acyl-CoA reductase CG5065 translates to MEPSKTDGVAPDRVAETFAGQKILVTGGTGFLGKVLIEKILRCIPDVGQIYIIIRTKKGKDPKHRLEDLFNSPLFEKVKTQRGLPELEKTVTAISGDVAAPGLGLSPEDRKMLIENVTLVYHAAATVRFDELLKRAVLLNTRGTKQMIELAKEMKHLILFVHISTAYCHLEEKILRERTYPPPADPHQVIKCVEWMDDDVVEAMTDKILGKLPNTYAFTKALSESIVEEAMPHIPCLIMRPSVIIPIYKEPIPGWTDNINGPTGLLIGAGKGVIRTMYCNENGYADYLPVDIAVNGLLLAVWNYIYFKDYDKRVYNMTSSNEFKVTWREIIERGRKITEKIPLNGVVWYPGGSLKSSRLMHNICILLFHMIPAYIIDALLFLAGYKPIMCHVQRRINKGFEVFEYYANNQWDFENSYVEDLRARVNNVEYEKYQVHGNDLDIDAYFSDCIRAARIYVLKEPEHTLPAARRHLRVMYWVDVITKILFFLLIIYLLASWSETFRTLLTTGVTYISKLMNSS, encoded by the exons ATGGAGCCGAGCAAAACGGACGGCGTAGCGCCGGACAGAGTGGCCGAGACTTTCGCCGGGCAGAAAATTCTGGTGACAGGCGGCACGGGATTCCTCGGAAAAGTGTTAATCGAGAAGATACTGCGGTGCATACCTGACGTCGGACAGATCTACATAATCATCCGAACGAAGAAGGGCAAGGATCCCAAGCATCGGCTGGAAGACCTGTTCAATTCCCCG cTCTTCGAGAAAGTCAAGACTCAGCGGGGCCTGCCGGAACTGGAAAAAACAGTAACAGCTATCAGCGGTGATGTGGCTGCTCCAGGACTTGGGCTGTCCCCGGAAGATAGAAAAATGCTTATCGAGAACGTTACTCTCGTGTACCACGCAGCGGCTACCGTTAg ATTCGACGAATTATTGAAGAGAGCGGTGCTGCTAAATACACGTGGCACGAAGCAAATGATAGAGCTGGCCAAAGAAATGAAACACTTAATTCTGTTTGTTCATATAAGCACGGCCTACTGCCATCTCGAAGAAAAA ATCTTGCGCGAGAGAACGTATCCCCCGCCCGCGGATCCTCATCAAGTAATTAAGTGCGTTGAATGGATGGACGATGACGTGGTTGAAGCTATGACGGATAAAATCTTGGGTAAGCTGCCCAATACGTACGCTTTCACGAAAGCCTTATCGGAGAGCATCGTCGAAGAAGCCATGCCACATATCCCATGTTTAATTATGAG GCCGAGCGTAATTATTCCCATCTATAAAGAACCAATACCTGGATGGACGGATAATATCAACGGACCAACAGGACTTCTGATCGGAGCCGGGAAGGGAGTAATCAGGACGATGTATTGTAACGAAAATGGTTACGCTGATTATTTGCCCGTCGACATTGCCGTTAATGGTCTTCTCTTAGCCGTGTGGaactatatttatttcaaggATTATGACAAACGTGTTTATAATATGACAAGTAGTAACGAGTTTAag GTTACCTGGCGAGAAATAATAGAACGCGGCcgaaaaataacagaaaagaTCCCTCTTAATGGAGTCGTCTGGTATCCAGGTGGTAGCTTGAAGTCGTCGCGACTCATGCacaatatttgtatattgCTCTTCCACATGATTCCGGCCTATATTATCGATGCGCTCCTCTTCTTGGCGGGCTATAAACCGAT TATGTGCCATGTGCAACGTCGTATAAATAAGGGATTTGAAGTTTTTGAATATTACGCCAATAACCAGTGGGACTTCGAGAACTCATATGTGGAAGATCTGAGGGCAAGAGTAAATAATGtagaatatgaaaaatatcaaGTGCATGGCAATGATCTCGATATAGATGCATACTTCTCAGATTGTATTCGAGCAGCTAGGATTTACGTCCTGAAAGAGCCCGAGCATACTCTGCCGGCTGCTCGTCGACATTTACGAGt CATGTACTGGGTGGACGTAATCACGAAGATACTCTTCTTCTTGCTCATAATCTACTTGCTAGCGTCCTGGAGTGAAACTTTTAGAACATTGCTCACAACCGGCGTGAcgtatatttcaaaattaatgaatagttcgtaa
- the LOC139103580 gene encoding putative fatty acyl-CoA reductase CG5065, producing the protein MTTKSIPEWFASKSILITGSTGFMGKVLVSKLLLSCPDIGDIYLLIRKKKGCDPQARLQLILQQEPFRILKERYPERLKKLVVVFGDITDEGLALNIADKERLISTVSVVFHMAANVRFDLPLKNAVKSNTVSTVNVITLAKQMPLLESFIHISTSFCQCGESVLEERPYRTSISPENVICMVNTMTNDTLEAMRLKLLGEQPNTYAYSKALSEDFVSRCGLPVGVVRPSIVTASYKEPVPGWVDNMNGPTGLMIGAGKGVIRSMLCNENYMSDIIPCDMAVNATIALSWLVGTKKSTKPIFLNATVNPENPISWGDALKIGKKHVLENPFSQPLWYPGGRLTSSKVLHWIAVTFFQIIPAYLLDVLLIVTGNKPFLVRVQNRVNSGLELLQYYTMKEWIFCNDNLRDLQDQLCPSDKETFYMDTKLIRWNEYLLAYILGTRKYYLKDDLSTLPRARRVFKYLYFADCMLKLIFGIFFIWIMYTWTISAKPIIAMLVPSTD; encoded by the exons ATGACCACAAAATCAATTCCAGAATGGTTTGCCAGCAAAAGCATTCTCATCACTGGAAGCACTGGCTTCATGGGGAAGGTTTTAGTCTCCAAACTTCTACTTAGCTGTCCCGATATCGGCGATATCTATTTActaattagaaagaaaaagggctGCGATCCACAAGCTAGACTGCAACTCATATTACAG CAAGAGCCGTTCAGAATTCTCAAGGAACGGTATCCAGAACGGCTGAAGAAGCTGGTGGTCGTTTTCGGGGATATAACCGACGAAGGGCTCGCTTTGAATATCGCAGATAAAGAACGACTCATCAGCACGGTCTCCGTCGTCTTTCATATGGCCGCTAACGTCAGATTCGATCTACCATTGAAAAACGCCGTCAAGAGTAACACCGTGAGCACCGTGAACGTCATCACGTTAGCGAAACAG ATGCCCCTACTCGAGTCGTTTATTCATATCTCGACGTCTTTCTGTCAATGCGGCGAGTCTGTGCTGGAGGAACGACCTTACCGAACCAGTATTTCTCCggaaaatgtaatttgcatGGTTAATACAATGACGAACGATACCCTGGAGGCAATGAGACTGAAACTGTTAGGCGAACAACCGAACACGTACGCCTACAGTAAAGCACTCAGCGAGGACTTCGTGTCGAGATGTGGCCTACCCGTAGGAGTTGTGCGTCCGTCGATAG TAACTGCGTCTTATAAGGAACCAGTACCCGGCTGGGTGGACAATATGAACGGGCCGACCGGCTTAATGATCGGGGCGGGTAAAGGGGTGATACGATCCATGCTTTGCAACGAAAATTACATGAGCGACATAATACCCTGCGACATGGCCGTAAACGCGACAATTGCTCTGTCTTGGCTAGTCGGAACGAAAAAGTCCACGAAGCCGATATTCTTAAACGCCACGGTGAATCCGGAGAATCCGATTTCCTGGGGCGACGCTTTAAAAATCGGGAAGAAGCACGTACTCGAGAATCCATTCTCGC agcCACTTTGGTATCCGGGCGGAAGATTGACTTCCTCCAAAGTTTTGCACTGGATCGCCGTAACATTCTTTCAAATTATACCCGCTTACTTGTTGGACGTTCTATTAATCGTCACCGGAAACAAGCCTTTTCTAGTTCGAGTACAAAACAGAGTGAACTCGGGATTGGAGTTGCTCCAGTACTACACCATGAAAGAGTGGATCTTTTG cAATGACAATCTGCGTGATCTTCAAGATCAACTGTGTCCTTCCGATAAAGAGACATTTTACATGGACACGAAGCTTATTCGTTGGAACGAATATTTGTTAGCGTATATTTTAGgtacaagaaaatattatctaaaagATGACCTTTCGACGCTACCGCGTGCGAGACGGGTTTTTAAGTATCTATACTTCGCGGACTGTATGTTGAAACTGATATTTGGGATTTTCTTCATCTGGATAATGTACACCTGGACAATCTCTGCTAAGCCCATTATAGCGATGCTAGTCCCGTCGACTGACTAA
- the Rps3a gene encoding small ribosomal subunit protein eS1 encodes MAVGKNKGLSKGGKKGVKKKIVDPFTRKDWYDVKAPSMFANRQVGKTLVNRTQGTKIASEGLKFRVFEVSLADLQSDQDAERSFRKFRLIAEDVQGRNVLTNFHGMDLTTDKLRSMVKKWQTLIEANVDVKTTDGYLLRVFCIGFTNKDQLSTRKTCYAQHAQVKKIRQKMVETITEDVTKTDLKGVVSKLLPDATAKDIEKASQGIYPLHDVYIRKVKVLKKPRFELSKLLELHGDGGGNKSEETGETGSKIDRPEGYEPPVQESV; translated from the exons ATGGCGGTCGGCAAGAACAAGGGACTTTCGAAGGGTGGCAAGAAGGGCGTGAAGAAGAAGAT TGTCGATCCTTTCACTCGCAAGGACTGGTACGATGTTAAAGCACCATCTATGTTCGCTAACCGACAGGTTGGGAAAACTTTGGTTAACAGGACTCAAGGAACAA agATTGCCTCTGAAGGATTGAAATTCCGCGTGTTTGAAGTGTCCCTGGCTGATTTGCAAAGCGATCAGGATGCAGAGAGGTCTTTTCGAAAGTTCAGATTGATCGCCGAGGATGTCCAAGGTCGCAATGTATTAACCAATTTTCACGGTATGGATTTAACAACAGATAAACTTAGATCAATGGTGAAAAAATGGCAGACCTTGATTGAGGCCAATGTAGATGTGAAGACCACTGATGGCTATCTGCTTAGAGTTTTCTGCATTGGTTTTACAAATAAAGATCAGCTCAGCACAAGGAAGACATGTTATGCTCAACATGCTCAG gttAAGAAAATCAGGCAGAAGATGGTTGAAACGATTACAGAAGACGTCACTAAAACAGATTTGAAAGGTGTTGTTAGTAAATTGCTTCCGGATGCCACGGCTAAGGACATCGAAAAAGCTTCGCAGGGAATTTATCCTTTGCACGATGTCTACATTCGTAAG gtAAAGGTATTGAAAAAGCCGCGCTTCGAACTCAGCAAACTATTGGAGTTGCACGGAGATGGTGGTGGTAACAAGAGCGAGGAGACTGGCGAAACTGGTTCCAAAATCGACAGACCGGAAGGTTATGAACCACCAGTACAAGAGTCCGTTTAG
- the LOC139103603 gene encoding ras-related protein Rab-18-B produces the protein MDQEDYLTILKILMIGESNVGKSSILLRFTENEFYENMQSTVGMDYKTKQVTIDGNVVKLAIWDTAGQERFRTLTPSYYRDGQGAILMYDVTDRNTFVKLETWLNELNTYCNKTDIVKMVVGNKIDLPNREVSTEEGLQFARRHQTLYIESSAKTADGVKCCFEELVQKIIQTPGLWDSHSLQSYNNGTMSGARHRMGKRGMQLTNDYQQQDAYSNCYCSML, from the exons ATGGATCAAGAGGACTACCTGACGATACTGAAAATTCTCATGATAGGCGAGTCCAACGTAGGAAAATCGAG CATACTTCTGAGGTTCACCGAAAATGAATTCTACGAGAACATGCAAAGTACGGTCGGCATGGACTACAAAACCAAGCAGGTTACCATCGACGGCAACGTGGTGAAGCTTGCGATTTGG GATACCGCTGGTCAAGAGCGATTTCGCACTTTAACCCCCAGTTATTACAGAGACGGCCAAGGTGCTATCTTAATGTATGATGTTACAGATCGGAATACCTTTGTGAAACTAGAGACATGGCTTAATGAATTGAATACATATTGCAATAAAACTGATATTGTCAAAATGGTAGTGGGCAACAAGATAGACCTGCCAAACAGAGAAGTAAGCACAGAGGAAGGCCTACAATTTGCCAGAAGGCACCAGACTTTATATATTGAAAGCAGTGCTAAAACAGCAGATGGTGTAAAATGTTGTTTTGAAGAACTTGTACAAAAG aTCATACAAACACCTGGTCTTTGGGATTCTCATTCTTTGCAATCCTACAACAATGGTACTATGAGTGGTGCAAGACATCGAATGGGCAAACGAGGCATGCAATTAACTAATGATTATCAACAACAGGATGCATATTCAAATTGTTACTGTAGTATGCTGTAA
- the Pat1 gene encoding amyloid protein-binding protein 2, whose translation MADGREPRLFSTRSLYQLCVSAVVDKFRIYKPYLVDLPKSVRFDLYYQLYRERRLCILGAELSDLETFSKMLKVTNRRLHLLRIFQAPMDHKIRIAKHLVISYNMCCFQARESQISQEIHKLINLGLRLGGFLSDAGWYSESEEVLLTCKQLCLDHNQTPKDWCRTLECCHKLLHAQAAYCDFDGAAETHQLALETIEKLKSKQYNNSNHAALFAEFSVLFYIRSEYDEAYRWSVEALKQLKPSLPAGVIVDVLRQAAKSCVVKREFQKAGLLIKEAVYLAREIFDTDHPKYSDVLIDYGFFLLNFDSISNSVTIYKTALDIRRTIFGRTNLHVALAHEDLAYALYVHEYSSGRFDDASDHAGIAIDIMERHLPPNHLMLASARRIKALILEEIAIDNASTPLSEQNLLLKSENLHLSALEMSKTAFGERNVQTAKHYGNLGRLYQSMRKFPEAEAMHLKAIGIKEELLGPDDYEVGLSIGHLASLYNFHMSRYRDAEKLYHRSIAISLKLFGKGYSGLEYDYRGLLHVYNKLDDYEKILEYTDILNHWKELRDKHAQSEEPPIDVQKRPQPITNVMNVFFSM comes from the exons ATGGCCGATGGACGCGAGCCACGGTTGTTTTCCACGCGCAGCCTCTACCAGTTGTGCGTGTCCGCGGTGGTCGACAAGTTCCGCATCTACAAGCCATATCTCGTCGACCTGCCCAAGAGCGTGCGGTTCGATCTTTACTACCAG CTGTACAGAGAGAGGAGACTATGTATATTGGGAGCGGAATTAAGCGATCTGGAGACTTTCTCCAAGATGCTCAAGGTCACCAATCGGCGGCTACACCTCCTGAGAATATTCCAG GCACCGATGGACCATAAGATAAGGATAGCGAAGCATCTGGTTATCAGTTACAACATGTGCTGTTttcaagcgagagagagccaGATATCACAAGAAAttcacaaattaataaatctagGTCTCAGACTCGGCGGGTTTCTTAGCGACGCTGGCTGGTACTCGGAGAGTGAAGAAGTACTGTTAACTTGCAAGCAGTTATGCTTGGATCACAATCAAACCCCAAAAGATTGGTGCAGAACGTTGGAGTGTTGTCACAA ACTGTTACATGCACAAGCGGCGTACTGTGACTTCGACGGAGCTGCGGAGACTCACCAGCTTGCTTTGGAAACGatagaaaagttaaaaagcaAGCagtataataatagtaatcaCGCTGCCCTATTTGCTGAGTTCAGCGTACTATTCTACATACGCAGTGAATATGACGAAGCTTACAG ATGGAGTGTAGAAGCGTTAAAACAGTTAAAACCTTCGCTTCCCGCGGGGGTTATCGTCGACGTTTTACGGCAGGCTGCGAAATCGTGTGTAGTAAAACGAGAGTTCCAAAAAGCAGGTTTACTGATTAAGGAAGCCGTGTACCTTGCAAGAGAAATATTCGATACGGATCATCCAAAGTATAGCGACGTTCTTATCGACTACGGCTTTTTCTTACTAAACTTTGATAGCATCAGCAATAGTGTAACTATATACAAG ACTGCGTTAGATATTAGAAGAACTATTTTCGGCAGAACTAATCTTCATGTTGCCTTGGCACATGAAGACTTAGCTTACGCTCTCTACGTGCATGAATATAGCTCTGGCAGGTTTGACGACGCAAG TGATCATGCTGGTATAGCTATAGACATAATGGAGAGACATTTACCTCCGAATCACTTGATGCTTGCAAGCGCTAGAAGGATAAAAGCGCTTATCCTCGAGGAAATCGCTATAGATAACGCGTCTACGCCATTGTCGGAACAGAATCTCTTACTCAAGTCCGAGAATCTTCATTTGTCTGCTCTGGAAATGTCGAAAACCGCATTCGGTGAAAGGAATGTACAAACAGCGAAACATTATGGAAACTTGGGTCGGCTTTATCAGAGTATGAGGAAGTTTCCG GAAGCAGAAGCAATGCATCTAAAGGCTATTGGTattaaagaagaattattaGGACCTGATGATTACGAAGTAGGTTTGAGTATAGGACATTTAGCTTCGTTATACAATTTCCATATGAGTCGATACAGAGACGCCGAGAAGCTTTATCATCGTAGTATCGCAATCA gCTTGAAATTATTCGGAAAGGGTTATAGTGGTTTAGAATATGATTATCGAGGACTTTTACACGTGTACAATAAATTAGACGATTACGAAAAGATATTGGAATACACAGACATATTGAACCATTGGAAGGAGCTTAGAGATAAACACGCTCAATCTGAAGAACCACCGATTGATGTACAAAAACGTCCACAGCCAATCACAAACGTAATGAATGTGTTCTTTTCCATGTGA